Proteins encoded by one window of Moorella humiferrea:
- the rsfS gene encoding ribosome silencing factor, protein MEAARVAELAARAIMEKKGLEPVILDLRGITLIADYFVIASGTAATHVQAIAGRVEEVLEENGVKPLHREGWDAARWILLDYGDVVVHIFREEERRFYDLERLWRDAGVVKID, encoded by the coding sequence ATGGAGGCGGCCCGGGTGGCCGAACTGGCGGCCAGGGCGATTATGGAAAAAAAGGGATTGGAACCGGTAATCCTCGATCTGCGGGGGATTACCCTTATTGCCGATTATTTCGTCATCGCCAGCGGAACGGCGGCGACCCACGTCCAGGCCATCGCCGGCCGGGTGGAAGAAGTACTGGAGGAAAACGGGGTGAAACCCCTGCACCGGGAGGGTTGGGATGCCGCCCGCTGGATCCTCCTTGACTACGGCGACGTGGTGGTACATATTTTTCGGGAAGAAGAGCGGCGTTTCTACGATCTGGAACGCCTCTGGCGGGATGCCGGGGTGGTTAAAATAGATTAA
- the rpmA gene encoding 50S ribosomal protein L27, with the protein MDLQLFAHKKGVGSSRNGRDSESKRLGVKRQDGQFVRAGNILVRQRGTKIHPGVNVGIGKDDTLFALVDGIVRFERKGREKKQVSVYAS; encoded by the coding sequence ATGGATTTACAACTATTTGCCCATAAAAAAGGTGTCGGCAGCTCCCGTAACGGGCGTGACAGCGAGTCCAAGCGCCTGGGCGTTAAAAGGCAGGACGGCCAGTTTGTCAGGGCCGGTAACATCCTGGTGCGCCAGCGGGGCACCAAGATCCATCCGGGCGTAAACGTGGGCATCGGCAAAGACGATACCCTGTTTGCCCTGGTGGACGGCATAGTGCGCTTCGAGCGCAAGGGCCGCGAGAAGAAACAAGTCAGTGTCTATGCCAGTTAA
- a CDS encoding RNA recognition motif domain-containing protein, protein MRTLYVGNLPWATTEEELARAFAAHGEVLSARIITDRQTGRSRGFGFVEVNDADADRMIAAMNGAELGNRVLTVNEARTRS, encoded by the coding sequence GTGCGTACCCTTTACGTGGGCAATCTTCCCTGGGCCACCACCGAAGAAGAACTGGCCAGGGCTTTTGCCGCCCACGGCGAAGTGTTGAGCGCGCGGATTATTACCGACCGCCAGACGGGGCGCTCCCGGGGTTTCGGTTTCGTGGAAGTAAACGACGCCGACGCCGACCGGATGATAGCGGCCATGAACGGTGCCGAGCTCGGTAACCGCGTCTTAACCGTCAACGAAGCCCGGACCCGTTCCTAA
- the obgE gene encoding GTPase ObgE, with protein sequence MFYDEAKIYVRGGDGGNGIVAFRREKYVPRGGPSGGDGGRGGSVILEADASLRTLVDFRYRTHYRAERGQHGQGKNKHGRSAPDLVLRVPVGVVVRDAATGQILADLVEPGQRVVVAAGGRGGRGNARFATPTDRAPTYAEKGEPGEERWLILELKLLADVGLIGMPNAGKSTLLSRISAARPKIADYPFTTLTPVLGMVRMDEGKSFVVADIPGLIEGAHQGAGLGLKFLRHIERTRVLVHVLDVSLPAEDVWRNWQVVNKELEHYNPQLARRPQVIAANKMDVPGGEEKVAYLKDRLADAYPVFPIAAATGAGLEPLLYHLAEMLERLPPPAPLIEPEEEKVTAFTPEEITIIREGDVFLVQNREIERRVAMTYLDNDEAVRRLQNYLRQKGLEDALQRAGVFPGATVRIGKYEFEYMDEA encoded by the coding sequence TTGTTTTACGACGAAGCTAAGATTTACGTCCGCGGCGGCGACGGTGGCAACGGCATCGTCGCCTTCCGGCGGGAGAAATATGTGCCCCGCGGGGGACCCAGTGGCGGCGACGGCGGGCGGGGTGGCAGCGTTATCCTGGAAGCCGATGCGTCCTTAAGAACTCTGGTCGATTTCCGCTACCGCACCCATTACCGGGCCGAGCGGGGCCAGCACGGTCAGGGTAAGAATAAACACGGCCGCAGCGCGCCGGATTTAGTCCTGCGGGTGCCCGTCGGGGTGGTAGTCCGGGACGCGGCTACCGGCCAAATTTTGGCCGATTTAGTGGAACCGGGCCAGCGCGTCGTCGTGGCGGCCGGAGGCCGCGGCGGCCGGGGCAATGCCCGCTTTGCGACGCCTACGGACAGGGCCCCGACTTATGCGGAAAAAGGTGAACCCGGTGAAGAACGCTGGTTGATACTGGAATTAAAGCTCCTGGCCGATGTAGGGTTGATCGGCATGCCCAATGCCGGTAAATCCACCCTCCTGTCCCGGATATCCGCCGCCCGGCCCAAAATTGCCGATTACCCCTTTACCACCCTGACACCTGTTTTGGGCATGGTACGTATGGACGAAGGGAAATCCTTTGTGGTTGCCGACATCCCCGGGCTCATCGAAGGCGCCCATCAGGGTGCCGGCCTAGGATTGAAGTTTTTACGCCACATCGAACGCACCAGGGTCCTGGTCCATGTCCTCGACGTATCATTACCCGCTGAAGACGTCTGGCGGAACTGGCAGGTAGTTAACAAAGAACTGGAACATTATAACCCCCAGCTGGCCCGGCGTCCCCAGGTGATCGCCGCCAATAAAATGGACGTCCCCGGCGGCGAAGAAAAGGTGGCCTACCTAAAGGACCGCTTGGCGGACGCTTATCCCGTTTTCCCCATCGCCGCCGCCACCGGCGCCGGCCTTGAGCCCCTTCTTTATCACCTGGCGGAGATGCTTGAAAGGCTGCCGCCGCCGGCACCTTTAATTGAACCCGAAGAGGAGAAGGTAACCGCCTTTACACCAGAAGAGATAACCATCATCCGGGAAGGCGACGTTTTCCTTGTGCAAAACAGGGAAATCGAGCGGCGGGTGGCCATGACATATCTAGATAACGACGAGGCCGTCCGCCGCCTGCAGAATTATTTACGGCAAAAGGGCCTTGAGGACGCCCTGCAGCGGGCCGGCGTCTTTCCCGGCGCTACGGTAAGAATAGGTAAATATGAGTTTGAGTACATGGATGAGGCATAA
- a CDS encoding ribosomal-processing cysteine protease Prp has product MIKIVFWQDKDGSLFGLTVTGHAGFRPKGEDIVCAAVSALAQTAVLSLREQLEEEPVVTLREGFLECRLAQGLSPVGRKKAQIILKTIAAGLRAIAEDYGDYVAIEYRRFSS; this is encoded by the coding sequence ATGATTAAGATCGTCTTCTGGCAGGACAAGGACGGAAGCCTTTTTGGCTTAACCGTTACCGGTCATGCCGGTTTCCGGCCGAAGGGGGAGGATATCGTCTGTGCCGCCGTATCGGCCCTCGCCCAGACGGCGGTGTTGAGCCTGAGGGAACAGTTGGAGGAAGAACCCGTAGTAACCTTGAGGGAGGGCTTCCTCGAGTGCCGGTTGGCTCAAGGTTTAAGCCCCGTCGGCCGAAAAAAGGCCCAGATTATTTTAAAGACCATTGCCGCGGGTCTCAGGGCCATAGCCGAAGATTACGGTGATTATGTAGCGATAGAGTATCGGCGGTTTTCCAGCTAG
- the leuS gene encoding leucine--tRNA ligase, whose amino-acid sequence MEARYNFKEIEPKWQRRWEASELYRVTEDSSKPKFYCLEMFPYPSGNLHMGHVRNYSIGDVVARYKRMQGYNVLHPMGWDAFGLPAENAAINRGIPPAEWTWSNIANMRRQLHAMGISYDWDREVATCHPNYYRWTQWLFLQMYKHGLAYRKKAAVNWCPSCATVLANEQVVDGACERCHTPVMRKDLEQWFFRITAYAERLLEDLKKLPGWPEKVKTMQENWIGKSTGAEVVFRVEGSGEEIPVFTTRPDTLYGVTYMVLAPEHPLVMKLAAGTPQEGAVAKFVEAARYLSDLDRTATEKEKEGVFTGAYAVNPVNGERVPIWTANYVLMEYGTGAVMGVPAHDQRDFEFARKYDLPIKVVIRPRDGELDGAAMTEAYVEDGIMVNSGPFNGLANREGIVKVIEYLEKTGKGRGRVNYRLRDWLISRQRYWGAPIPMIYCDRCGLVPVPEEDLPVLLPEGVEFKPTGESPLKNCPEFVNTTCPRCGGPARRETDTMDTFVCSSWYFLRYTSPHCQDKAFERDKIDYWMNVDQYIGGVEHAILHLMYARFFTKALYDFGLVGVEEPFQNLLTQGMVLKDGGKMSKSKGNVVSPEEIIDRYGADTARLFILFAAPPERDLEWSDQGVEGCYRFLNRVWRLVAGYAGDVRGAGDGIEVKSAADRELWRLLHATIKKVTEDIEERFNFNTAISAIMELVNGCYRYQDSVPKPDQNLPLMGEVLRKLVTLLAPFAPHIAEELWQGLGGRESVHLEKWPAYDPEALVTEEVTMVIQVNGKVRDRMQVPAGLPEEKIKELALKRQRVADLLAGQEVVKVIVVPDKLVNVVARRAS is encoded by the coding sequence ATGGAAGCAAGGTACAATTTTAAAGAAATCGAACCCAAATGGCAGCGCCGGTGGGAAGCAAGCGAACTCTACCGGGTTACGGAAGACAGCAGCAAACCCAAGTTTTACTGTTTGGAAATGTTTCCTTATCCTTCCGGCAATTTACACATGGGCCACGTACGCAATTATTCCATCGGCGACGTCGTCGCCCGTTACAAGCGCATGCAGGGCTACAACGTCCTTCACCCCATGGGGTGGGATGCCTTCGGCCTGCCGGCGGAAAACGCGGCCATCAACCGCGGCATACCGCCGGCGGAGTGGACCTGGAGCAATATTGCCAACATGCGCCGCCAGCTCCACGCCATGGGCATCAGCTACGACTGGGATCGGGAAGTGGCCACCTGCCATCCCAATTACTACCGCTGGACCCAGTGGCTTTTCCTGCAGATGTACAAGCACGGCCTGGCCTACCGGAAAAAAGCCGCCGTCAACTGGTGTCCTTCCTGTGCCACCGTCCTGGCCAACGAGCAAGTGGTGGACGGCGCCTGCGAGCGCTGTCATACCCCAGTGATGCGTAAGGATCTGGAACAGTGGTTTTTCCGCATTACCGCCTATGCCGAGCGGCTCTTGGAAGACTTAAAGAAGCTGCCCGGCTGGCCGGAAAAGGTTAAAACCATGCAGGAAAACTGGATCGGGAAGAGCACCGGGGCCGAAGTCGTTTTCCGGGTAGAAGGAAGCGGCGAGGAAATACCGGTCTTTACCACCAGGCCTGATACCCTTTACGGCGTTACCTACATGGTCCTGGCCCCCGAGCATCCCCTGGTGATGAAACTGGCGGCCGGCACGCCCCAGGAAGGGGCGGTGGCCAAGTTCGTCGAGGCGGCCCGATATCTCAGCGATTTGGATCGTACGGCCACTGAAAAGGAAAAGGAAGGTGTCTTTACCGGCGCCTATGCCGTAAATCCTGTAAACGGCGAGCGGGTGCCCATCTGGACTGCCAACTACGTCCTTATGGAATACGGGACCGGTGCGGTCATGGGGGTGCCGGCCCACGACCAGCGCGACTTTGAATTCGCCCGCAAATACGACCTGCCGATTAAAGTGGTTATCCGCCCAAGGGACGGCGAGCTCGACGGTGCCGCCATGACGGAAGCCTACGTGGAAGACGGTATCATGGTAAACTCGGGACCCTTTAATGGCCTTGCCAACCGGGAGGGCATTGTTAAGGTCATTGAGTACCTGGAGAAAACCGGTAAAGGCAGGGGGCGGGTGAACTACCGCCTGCGCGATTGGCTCATCTCCCGCCAGCGTTACTGGGGCGCGCCCATACCCATGATTTACTGCGATCGCTGTGGTCTGGTGCCCGTGCCGGAGGAAGACCTGCCGGTCCTATTACCCGAAGGAGTGGAGTTTAAGCCCACGGGGGAATCGCCGCTAAAGAACTGCCCCGAGTTTGTCAACACCACCTGCCCCCGGTGCGGCGGCCCGGCGCGGCGAGAAACGGACACCATGGACACCTTTGTCTGCTCTTCGTGGTATTTCCTGCGCTACACCAGCCCCCACTGTCAGGATAAGGCCTTTGAGCGGGACAAGATTGATTACTGGATGAACGTCGATCAGTATATCGGCGGGGTGGAGCATGCCATCCTCCATCTCATGTATGCCCGCTTTTTCACCAAGGCTCTGTACGACTTCGGCCTTGTTGGGGTGGAGGAACCCTTCCAGAACCTTTTGACCCAGGGCATGGTCCTAAAAGACGGCGGTAAAATGTCTAAATCTAAAGGGAACGTGGTTAGTCCGGAAGAGATAATCGACCGCTACGGCGCCGACACCGCCCGCCTTTTCATCCTCTTTGCCGCTCCCCCGGAGCGGGACCTGGAGTGGAGCGATCAGGGGGTGGAGGGCTGCTATCGCTTTTTAAACCGGGTCTGGCGGCTGGTGGCCGGCTATGCCGGGGACGTGCGCGGCGCTGGCGACGGCATTGAGGTGAAAAGCGCCGCCGACCGCGAACTCTGGCGCCTCCTCCACGCCACCATTAAGAAAGTCACCGAGGACATCGAGGAGCGTTTTAACTTCAACACGGCCATCAGCGCCATTATGGAGCTGGTCAACGGCTGCTATCGCTATCAGGACAGCGTTCCGAAGCCGGATCAAAACCTGCCATTGATGGGGGAAGTCCTGCGCAAGCTCGTAACCCTTTTAGCCCCCTTTGCGCCCCACATCGCCGAGGAGCTGTGGCAGGGCCTGGGCGGCAGAGAAAGCGTCCATCTGGAGAAATGGCCAGCTTACGACCCTGAAGCCCTGGTAACGGAAGAAGTTACCATGGTAATACAGGTAAACGGTAAAGTGCGGGACCGCATGCAGGTTCCGGCGGGACTGCCGGAAGAAAAAATCAAGGAGCTGGCCTTAAAAAGGCAAAGGGTGGCCGACCTTCTGGCCGGACAGGAAGTGGTCAAGGTCATCGTCGTTCCCGACAAGCTGGTCAACGTCGTCGCCCGTCGGGCAAGCTGA
- the nadD gene encoding nicotinate-nucleotide adenylyltransferase — MTTFAQYRRVGIMGGTFDPIHFGHLVTAEAARWEFALEKVIFVPSGRPPHKKGYAVTAAEHRYQMTVLATASNPYFEVSRCEIDREGYSYTIDTVLEFRRLYGPDAQLFFITGADAILEILTWKDVDRLLKECHFIAATRPGFQLNRPGELKPMLPVEGRHRIHLIEVPALAISSTDIRRRVQNNKPIKYLLPETVEEYIRSHGLYQSRPGGVYEKS; from the coding sequence ATGACGACGTTCGCCCAATACCGGCGGGTAGGTATTATGGGGGGCACCTTTGACCCCATCCATTTCGGCCATCTGGTGACTGCCGAAGCCGCCCGCTGGGAGTTTGCCCTGGAGAAAGTGATATTCGTCCCTTCCGGACGACCTCCCCATAAAAAGGGCTATGCGGTCACGGCGGCGGAGCACCGCTATCAAATGACGGTTCTGGCCACGGCCAGCAATCCTTATTTTGAAGTGTCCAGGTGCGAGATCGACAGGGAGGGCTACTCCTATACCATTGATACCGTCCTCGAGTTTCGCCGCCTTTACGGACCTGATGCCCAGCTGTTTTTTATCACCGGTGCCGATGCCATTCTGGAGATCCTGACGTGGAAGGATGTCGACAGGCTCCTGAAGGAGTGTCATTTTATAGCCGCCACGCGTCCCGGTTTTCAGTTGAACCGGCCTGGGGAATTAAAGCCCATGTTACCGGTTGAGGGTAGGCACCGCATCCATCTCATCGAAGTCCCGGCTCTGGCCATATCTTCTACGGACATCCGCCGGCGGGTGCAAAACAATAAACCCATAAAATACCTGCTGCCGGAGACGGTAGAAGAATATATCCGCAGCCACGGCCTGTATCAATCACGACCGGGCGGCGTATATGAAAAGAGCTAG
- a CDS encoding Spo0B domain-containing protein yields MTWQAGEVISLLRWQRHDILNHLQVIYGYIQLKKGERALSYLEQVVGELERLGTVLRLKQPELALLILKKMEELTNRGINLRCDIHTMMENLDLEKDAALALWESAWDLAMALAGDGGTLNVSLTEVADGYCLSFKFGGEAVLPEGDAARLAELAGHHQIPFVWEPARGEMSLLFKKRLS; encoded by the coding sequence GTGACCTGGCAGGCAGGAGAAGTCATTTCTTTGTTGCGCTGGCAGCGACACGACATTTTAAACCATCTGCAGGTCATCTACGGTTATATCCAGCTGAAAAAAGGCGAAAGGGCCCTCAGCTACCTCGAACAGGTAGTTGGTGAGCTGGAACGGCTGGGAACCGTTTTACGCCTGAAGCAACCGGAACTGGCCTTATTGATTCTTAAAAAAATGGAAGAGCTAACCAATCGAGGCATCAACCTGCGATGTGACATACATACTATGATGGAGAACCTGGATTTAGAAAAGGATGCGGCCCTTGCCCTGTGGGAGAGCGCCTGGGATCTGGCCATGGCATTGGCCGGCGATGGCGGCACCCTCAATGTGAGTCTGACGGAGGTCGCCGACGGTTATTGCCTGTCTTTTAAATTCGGAGGAGAAGCGGTTCTTCCCGAGGGCGACGCCGCCCGCTTGGCCGAACTGGCCGGACACCATCAAATACCCTTTGTCTGGGAACCTGCCAGAGGCGAAATGAGTCTGCTTTTCAAGAAACGGTTGAGTTAA
- the yqeK gene encoding bis(5'-nucleosyl)-tetraphosphatase (symmetrical) YqeK, producing MKKYFELLAARLPEGRFRHSLGVADTAAGLAVKNGIDPEQARLAGLLHDYARDLPPERLLELAEEAGLISCEIERRLPLLLHGPVGALLLERELGITDKAVLQAVARHTVGAPAMTPLDKIIYLADVIEPGRQFAGVHTLRQAAAADLDTAFLKALETTIVYVLDREQLLHPATVEARNFILMTRGG from the coding sequence ATGAAGAAGTATTTTGAGCTTCTGGCGGCCCGGCTGCCGGAAGGGCGTTTTCGCCACAGCCTGGGTGTAGCTGATACAGCGGCCGGACTGGCCGTGAAAAACGGTATTGACCCCGAGCAGGCCCGCCTGGCGGGCCTGCTACATGATTATGCCCGCGACCTGCCCCCAGAGCGGCTTTTAGAGCTGGCCGAGGAGGCGGGGCTCATATCCTGTGAAATCGAGAGGCGGCTGCCGCTCCTGCTCCACGGGCCTGTAGGGGCCCTGCTCCTTGAACGGGAGCTGGGTATCACCGATAAAGCCGTACTTCAGGCCGTTGCCCGTCATACGGTGGGGGCGCCGGCCATGACCCCTCTCGACAAGATAATATACCTTGCCGATGTTATCGAACCCGGACGCCAGTTCGCCGGCGTCCACACCCTCAGGCAGGCGGCGGCTGCCGACCTGGATACGGCTTTTTTGAAGGCGTTAGAAACTACCATAGTTTACGTGTTGGACAGGGAACAGCTCCTTCACCCGGCTACGGTGGAGGCGCGCAATTTTATTTTAATGACCAGGGGAGGTTAG
- the proB gene encoding glutamate 5-kinase, whose translation MTERECREALQHARRLVVKVGTSTLTHKTGKLNLERMERLVRELVDQVNAGRQVVLVTSGAVGAGMGRLGLKEKPKTLPEKQAAAAVGQGLLMHMYEKFFSDYGLLVAQVLLTRDDLADRRRYLNSRHTLATLLKMGVVPIVNENDTVAVDEIRVGDNDTLAALVAGLVDADLLILLTDTGGLYTADPLTDKGATLLSCVTEITPEIEALAGGAGSTWSTGGMATKIQAARLVTSFGIPMVITSGLEGGRIGAVLRGEEVGTIFIPREHRAHTRKRWLAYGPAPQGEILVDAGAARAICRNGKSLLPGGVVAVNGDFEQGAIVSIIDPNGKEIARGMSNYSAEAVRRIQGRKTKEIGEILGYKDYDEIIHRDNMIVLV comes from the coding sequence TTGACGGAGAGGGAGTGCCGTGAGGCTCTGCAACACGCCCGCAGGCTGGTCGTTAAAGTGGGTACCAGCACCCTGACCCACAAAACCGGTAAACTCAACCTGGAACGGATGGAGCGCCTGGTGCGGGAACTGGTGGATCAGGTCAACGCCGGCCGCCAGGTGGTGCTGGTTACCTCCGGAGCCGTGGGGGCCGGTATGGGACGCCTGGGGTTGAAGGAAAAACCAAAGACCCTGCCGGAAAAGCAGGCGGCTGCCGCCGTGGGTCAGGGCCTTTTGATGCACATGTATGAAAAATTCTTTAGCGATTACGGCCTTCTCGTGGCCCAGGTTCTGCTGACCCGCGATGATCTGGCCGACCGCCGCCGTTATCTAAATTCCCGTCATACCCTGGCCACGCTCTTGAAAATGGGCGTGGTACCCATAGTAAACGAAAATGATACCGTGGCCGTCGACGAAATAAGGGTGGGAGACAACGACACCCTGGCCGCTCTGGTGGCCGGTCTGGTGGATGCCGATCTGCTGATCCTCTTAACGGATACCGGCGGCCTTTATACGGCCGATCCTTTAACCGATAAAGGAGCCACCCTGCTCTCCTGCGTGACGGAAATTACCCCGGAAATAGAAGCCTTGGCCGGAGGTGCCGGATCTACGTGGTCTACGGGCGGTATGGCGACGAAAATTCAGGCGGCCCGCCTGGTTACCAGCTTCGGTATTCCCATGGTGATCACCAGCGGGTTGGAGGGCGGCAGGATCGGTGCCGTTTTGAGGGGCGAGGAAGTGGGGACCATCTTTATACCCCGGGAGCACCGCGCCCATACCCGCAAGCGCTGGCTGGCTTACGGTCCGGCCCCGCAAGGGGAGATTCTGGTGGACGCCGGGGCCGCCCGGGCCATTTGTCGGAATGGGAAAAGCCTTTTGCCCGGCGGGGTGGTAGCCGTTAACGGCGATTTCGAACAGGGAGCCATTGTCAGCATTATCGATCCGAACGGCAAAGAAATAGCCCGGGGGATGTCTAATTATTCGGCAGAGGCCGTACGCCGGATACAGGGCAGAAAAACGAAAGAAATTGGCGAAATCTTAGGTTATAAAGATTACGACGAAATTATCCATCGCGATAACATGATCGTTCTGGTATAA
- the rplU gene encoding 50S ribosomal protein L21 — translation MYAIISTGGKQYRVQEGDVIRVEKLPVAAGEKVVLDKVLAVGEGAELKVGAPYVEGARVTAAVEAHGKGKKIIVFKYKPKKNYRRKQGHRQPYTRLRIEKIEV, via the coding sequence TTGTACGCCATTATTTCCACCGGCGGTAAACAGTACCGGGTGCAGGAAGGCGACGTCATCCGGGTGGAGAAGCTGCCGGTTGCCGCAGGAGAAAAGGTAGTTCTGGATAAGGTGCTGGCCGTGGGCGAAGGCGCCGAACTCAAGGTTGGCGCTCCTTACGTTGAGGGAGCAAGGGTCACCGCCGCCGTAGAGGCCCACGGTAAGGGTAAAAAGATAATAGTATTCAAGTATAAGCCCAAGAAAAATTACCGTCGCAAGCAGGGACACCGCCAGCCATATACCCGGCTGCGGATAGAGAAAATCGAGGTTTAA
- a CDS encoding glutamate-5-semialdehyde dehydrogenase, whose translation MSIAAEIEVKGRQAREAARVLANLNTAIKNQALLAMARALEEEQEFILKANARDMEAGREKGLSRALLDRLLLNEKRIKDMAAGLRELVALPDPVGEVTAMWTRPNGLQIGRMRVPLGVIGIIYEARPNVTVDAAGLCLKTGNAVILRGGSEAFHSNMALTRVISRAATAAGIPDGAIQLIETTDREAVNLLLRANEYLDVLIPRGGAGLIRTVVEKATVPVIETGVGNCHVYVDAEADLAMAQNIVINAKTQRPAVCNAMETLLVHEGIAAAFLPPLAAALKEKGVVLRGCERTRELVPWAEAATEEDWATEYLDLILAVRVVDGLEAALEHIHTYGTKHSEAIVTNNYHTAREFLARVDAAAVYVNASTRFTDGYEFGFGAEIGISTQKLHARGPMGPEQLTTFKYIIFGSGQIRQ comes from the coding sequence ATGAGCATAGCCGCGGAAATAGAGGTAAAAGGACGACAGGCCAGGGAGGCGGCGCGCGTACTCGCCAACCTCAACACCGCCATAAAAAATCAAGCCCTGCTGGCCATGGCCCGCGCCCTGGAGGAAGAACAGGAATTTATCCTTAAAGCCAATGCCAGGGATATGGAGGCTGGCAGGGAAAAGGGGCTTTCCCGGGCCTTACTCGACCGGCTGCTTTTAAATGAAAAACGCATTAAGGACATGGCGGCGGGATTACGGGAACTGGTGGCCCTGCCCGATCCCGTGGGCGAAGTAACGGCCATGTGGACGCGCCCCAACGGCCTCCAGATCGGCCGTATGCGGGTACCCCTGGGGGTCATCGGCATAATCTATGAAGCCCGGCCCAACGTCACCGTCGATGCCGCCGGCCTGTGCCTGAAAACAGGCAACGCCGTCATCCTGCGGGGCGGCTCGGAAGCCTTTCACTCCAACATGGCACTTACCCGGGTCATCAGCCGGGCGGCAACGGCCGCCGGTATACCGGACGGCGCCATCCAGTTGATTGAAACTACCGACCGCGAAGCCGTTAACCTCCTCCTGCGGGCCAATGAATATCTGGATGTCTTGATTCCCAGGGGCGGCGCCGGCCTCATCCGTACGGTGGTGGAAAAGGCAACGGTGCCGGTCATTGAAACGGGGGTGGGCAACTGCCACGTTTATGTCGACGCCGAAGCCGATCTGGCCATGGCCCAGAATATCGTCATCAACGCCAAGACCCAGCGTCCCGCCGTCTGCAACGCCATGGAAACCCTCCTGGTCCACGAGGGGATAGCGGCGGCCTTCCTACCCCCGCTGGCCGCGGCCTTGAAGGAAAAGGGCGTCGTATTGAGGGGCTGCGAGCGGACCAGGGAACTCGTTCCCTGGGCAGAGGCGGCCACCGAAGAGGATTGGGCCACCGAATATCTGGACCTGATTCTGGCCGTGCGGGTTGTGGACGGCCTTGAAGCCGCATTGGAGCACATTCATACCTACGGCACAAAACATTCCGAAGCCATTGTCACCAATAATTATCACACGGCCCGGGAATTCCTGGCCCGGGTGGACGCTGCCGCCGTCTATGTTAATGCTTCCACCAGGTTTACCGACGGCTATGAATTCGGTTTTGGCGCGGAAATAGGCATCAGCACCCAGAAGCTCCATGCCCGCGGCCCCATGGGTCCGGAGCAGCTCACCACCTTTAAATATATCATCTTTGGTAGTGGACAGATACGTCAGTAA